CAAGACCAGCAAGCGCGGACTGGCCGCTCACACCGCCATCCGCTCCGTCTGCCCCAGCGTGGACAAAGACCGCGCGATGTCAGGCGATTTCGAACGTCTCTCCAAGCTGATCGCCAGCGGAAAAGTGGCCGAAGCGTTGCGATAAATCTGCCGTGCTGAGGATGGCCGGTGGCCCGACCATAAATTAGATCTTCCGAGATCCAAATGCTGCCAGTTAGCTTCAACGCCCTTGCTCAGGATGACCGGCGGACCAGGAATCAGATCTTCCGCGATCCCACAAATATACCCACAACTGGAATCCAGCCCCGCCAAGGAGGAACAACCGTAAGGGCAATTGGGAGCGAGATCTTCCGAGACCCGCTAATGAACGAGATCTTCCGAGGCCGCTAATGAGCGAGATCTTCGAGACCCGCTAATGAGCGAGATGTTACGAAGGCCCGCTAATGAACGAGATCTTCCGAGATCGCACAAGGCGGGAACAACCGAGAACCAGCCCCGGAGGGGCCCACAACCGTAAGGGCAACCGGGAACGAGATCTCCCGAGACCCGCTAATGAGCGAGATGTTACGGGACCCGCTAATGAACGAGATCTTCCGAGATCGCACAAGGCGGGAACAACCGAAACCAGCCCCGCAAGGGGCGGAACAGCTTTTAGCCCAGCGCGTAAGCGCTGGGAACGCGTCCCCCAGAAAGTTGGTGAGCCCCGGAGGGGCGACACAAAAAGGCCGGAGCTTTCGCTCCGGCCCGGCTGGCGTTGCGCCCGGATTAAATTCATGTAGCGCGGACACTCCTGTCCGCGACTAGGAACTCCTTCTCGGCCTTAACGTCAAATCGCGCACCTGTGCAAGCACGCTATTGAGCTGCATCGCGCTCAGCTTCGAAAGAAACGGCAACATCTCTGCTATAAAGTTGTCTTCGATCAGCTCGCGGATCTCCTCCTGGCGTGTGCGTTCGCCGCCATTGAGCAGGTCGGGGACGGTGACCTCGAGGGCACGCGCCAGCCGCTCCAGCGACGAAAGCGTCGGCGTGGCCTTCTCGTTCTCGATTTTTGAGACGTAGGTCCGCGGCACGTTCATGCGTAGCGCCAGTTGCCG
The DNA window shown above is from Terriglobales bacterium and carries:
- a CDS encoding helix-turn-helix transcriptional regulator; this translates as MATTLAPVDSREVVRCDRCHLVQFLTNNHLCRRCHISLDEPEPEIAAMPEPAIAPPCRSNLPGHLQLASSIRSLRHRNGLSQRQLALRMNVPRTYVSKIENEKATPTLSSLERLARALEVTVPDLLNGGERTRQEEIRELIEDNFIAEMLPFLSKLSAMQLNSVLAQVRDLTLRPRRSS